The following proteins are encoded in a genomic region of Arcobacter cloacae:
- a CDS encoding TsoY family (seleno)protein, with amino-acid sequence MTLREKFSPTCFLSALGAGGLSVSFFMYLMFLVPHPTTPMATYDYIMPALLKADWLSFVISFSLVFIIAFAFLHFKLLIWNTKQYNLYKKTDAYKSLINSNAQISLMTLPLTYAMTINVCFVLGAVFIPGLWGVVEFLFPFALIGFIVVGYFALKIFFEYFSRLLTTGDFDFTKNNNLSQMISIFALSMIAVGFAAPGAMSHNIVVNSIGIFGALFFASLAMLLMLIKLTIGFKSMLEQGLNLEAAPSIWIIIPILTLLGITFIRVSFGLDHNYNTPLDKSSLFVFTSFVLSLQIIFGILGYMVMKKMGYFEKFIESNEKSALSFALICPGVAFFVFGMFFVNFGLSFNEIVAKYSIAYFILMIPFIYIQFKTIIYFFKLYKKFSF; translated from the coding sequence ATGACGTTAAGAGAAAAATTCTCACCAACTTGTTTTTTATCAGCACTTGGTGCTGGAGGATTAAGTGTCTCATTTTTTATGTATTTGATGTTTTTAGTTCCACACCCAACTACTCCAATGGCAACCTATGATTATATAATGCCTGCTTTATTAAAAGCAGATTGGTTATCTTTTGTAATCTCTTTTTCATTGGTTTTTATAATTGCCTTTGCTTTTTTACATTTTAAACTTTTAATTTGGAATACAAAGCAATATAATTTATATAAAAAAACTGATGCTTATAAAAGCTTGATTAACTCAAATGCACAAATAAGTTTGATGACTTTACCATTAACTTATGCTATGACAATAAATGTTTGTTTTGTTTTAGGTGCTGTTTTTATCCCTGGTCTTTGGGGAGTTGTTGAGTTTTTATTTCCTTTTGCTTTGATTGGTTTTATTGTTGTTGGATATTTTGCTTTAAAAATATTTTTTGAATATTTCTCAAGACTTTTAACAACAGGTGATTTTGACTTTACAAAAAACAATAACTTATCTCAAATGATTTCAATATTTGCTCTATCTATGATAGCTGTTGGATTTGCAGCACCAGGAGCTATGAGTCATAATATTGTTGTTAATTCTATTGGTATATTTGGAGCTCTATTTTTTGCTTCATTAGCTATGTTATTGATGTTAATAAAACTAACTATTGGTTTTAAAAGTATGTTAGAACAAGGTTTAAATCTTGAAGCAGCACCATCTATTTGGATTATTATTCCAATTCTAACACTACTTGGAATTACATTTATTAGAGTATCTTTTGGACTTGACCACAATTATAATACACCTTTAGATAAATCATCATTATTTGTATTTACATCATTTGTTTTATCTTTACAAATTATCTTTGGAATTTTAGGTTATATGGTTATGAAAAAAATGGGATATTTTGAAAAGTTTATAGAATCAAATGAAAAATCAGCTCTTTCTTTTGCACTTATTTGTCCAGGTGTTGCCTTTTTTGTTTTTGGTATGTTTTTTGTAAATTTTGGACTTTCATTTAATGAAATAGTTGCTAAATATTCAATTGCCTACTTTATTTTAATGATTCCATTTATTTATATTCAATTCAAAACTATTATCTATTTTTTTAAACTATACAAAAAATTTTCATTCTAA
- a CDS encoding TonB-dependent receptor has protein sequence MKLKYSIFALIALNASLLADEVVTLEQMSVTATKIEKATKEISESIAVVDEKTIEDKNILNIQDALQNIPGVIAESSSNSPSPRLIIRGAGLKARFGVREIMVMKDGVPMTDPDSFTRFDFIDMQDVSSIEVQKGPGSINAVNSTGGVIQLITKSVFDEDKNSIKVGAGNDNQRNVNLKLRGAIDENDFASFTLSSRKINNSWRDNNEFDTTQVTLKYGHIFDDEATIENELSYTESNLNLPASMTKNEFEEFKKSGKQHDTSNQWQHSARDSKIISLNSKYEKEVGDITYKPRFYFNSWEHFHPVTGLINDADDNKVFGTDLEFNLAHKLFSKDAMLVGGLTLKMDKTNDAKKYQYRDIQTQTVTSGWPPSSVTQIVKTLSNEKGALSSTEDSQTLLYGAYLMESFKVTDKLGFDISTRVDKLKFDIDGNEITKYDYASKSYKAGIGEYAIDSSFTLLSGKLGSTYAITDNTNIYASIAGANQAPTTSELGENEDLKKSQSINYEVGLKTRTDKYSSDLALFQNFVDDEIIQIKDANGNSIYDNAGKTDKKGLEYNIAYDLTSSIQVGGAYAYSDFKFDTFNEQVRGSLVSRDGNYLPYIPKNQYSLFAAYNLANGFKTRVTTRTYGSYYMDNANTQKYEGYDLITDFMIGYEKNNHNIQLNINNLFDKYYASEASKDVFGVESYKAATPRMTMLTYTYKF, from the coding sequence ATGAAACTGAAGTATTCTATATTTGCATTAATTGCACTAAATGCAAGTTTATTAGCAGATGAAGTAGTAACATTAGAACAAATGTCAGTTACTGCAACAAAAATTGAAAAAGCTACAAAAGAAATAAGTGAAAGTATTGCAGTTGTAGATGAAAAAACTATTGAAGATAAAAATATTTTAAATATTCAAGATGCTTTACAAAATATTCCAGGTGTTATAGCTGAATCTTCATCAAATAGTCCAAGTCCAAGACTTATAATAAGAGGTGCTGGATTAAAAGCAAGATTTGGAGTAAGAGAAATTATGGTGATGAAAGATGGTGTTCCTATGACTGACCCTGATTCATTTACTAGATTTGATTTTATTGATATGCAAGATGTTTCAAGTATTGAAGTTCAAAAAGGACCTGGTTCTATAAATGCTGTTAATTCAACTGGTGGAGTTATTCAATTAATCACAAAATCAGTTTTTGATGAAGATAAAAATAGTATTAAAGTTGGTGCGGGAAATGATAATCAAAGAAATGTAAACCTTAAATTAAGAGGCGCAATAGATGAAAATGATTTTGCTTCGTTCACACTTAGTTCTAGAAAAATAAATAACTCATGGAGAGATAATAATGAATTTGATACAACGCAAGTTACTTTAAAATATGGTCATATTTTTGATGATGAAGCAACAATTGAAAATGAACTTTCATATACAGAATCAAATTTGAATCTTCCAGCTTCTATGACAAAAAATGAGTTTGAAGAGTTTAAAAAAAGTGGAAAACAACATGACACTTCAAATCAATGGCAGCATAGTGCAAGAGATTCAAAAATAATATCATTAAATAGTAAATATGAAAAAGAAGTAGGAGATATTACTTATAAACCTAGATTTTATTTTAACTCTTGGGAACATTTTCATCCTGTTACAGGTCTTATAAATGATGCAGATGATAATAAAGTTTTTGGAACAGATTTAGAGTTTAATCTAGCTCATAAATTATTCTCAAAAGATGCAATGCTTGTTGGTGGTTTAACTTTGAAAATGGATAAAACAAATGATGCTAAGAAGTATCAATATAGAGATATTCAAACTCAAACTGTAACATCAGGTTGGCCACCTTCAAGTGTAACTCAAATAGTAAAAACTTTATCAAATGAAAAAGGTGCATTGTCATCAACTGAAGATTCTCAAACTTTACTTTATGGTGCTTATTTAATGGAAAGTTTTAAAGTAACTGATAAATTAGGTTTTGATATTAGTACAAGAGTAGATAAATTGAAATTTGATATAGATGGAAATGAAATTACTAAATATGATTATGCATCAAAAAGTTATAAAGCTGGTATTGGTGAATATGCAATTGATAGTTCATTTACACTTTTATCAGGAAAACTAGGTTCAACTTATGCAATTACAGATAATACAAATATTTATGCCTCAATTGCAGGTGCAAACCAAGCACCAACAACAAGTGAATTAGGTGAAAATGAAGATTTAAAAAAATCACAAAGTATAAATTATGAAGTTGGTTTAAAAACTAGAACTGATAAATATAGTTCTGATTTAGCACTTTTTCAAAATTTTGTAGATGATGAAATTATTCAAATCAAAGATGCAAATGGAAATTCTATTTATGATAATGCAGGAAAAACAGATAAAAAAGGTTTGGAGTATAATATAGCTTATGATTTAACTTCTTCTATACAAGTAGGTGGAGCTTACGCTTATAGTGATTTTAAATTTGATACTTTTAATGAACAGGTACGAGGAAGTTTAGTTTCAAGAGATGGAAATTACCTACCATATATTCCAAAAAATCAATACTCATTATTTGCAGCTTACAATTTAGCAAATGGATTCAAAACAAGAGTAACTACAAGAACATATGGAAGTTATTATATGGATAATGCAAACACGCAAAAATATGAAGGTTATGATTTAATCACTGATTTTATGATTGGTTATGAAAAAAATAATCACAATATTCAGTTAAATATCAACAACTTATTTGACAAATATTATGCTTCAGAAGCTTCAAAAGATGTTTTTGGTGTTGAGTCATATAAAGCTGCAACTCCTAGAATGACGATGCTTACTTATACATACAAATTTTAG
- a CDS encoding 4Fe-4S binding protein, which translates to MVNFVDRDKNDIFGMPILNIIFKNRVFLRIIQFLVLGLFIYAIYFGFINPTKEENLFTTGLFWGLFWPFFMVTTLSTLGRVFCGVCPHGFIGKYITNFGLKKKIPKALANPFIGVFLLFLGWWATYYMYPEFFKTPYATALLFFIMTLVAVVFYYIYDEMAYCKYICPIGTMTKVFSKVGFTKLETYKEHCSNCKTFDCAIACSYNLKPFTFEKKNSMEDCTLCMDCSSVCESVAFKFKKPSSTLFDKFKTSKSEVWALIFITAAISITMGFHHALGRSAIVEEFFWTKTARYFETFINFGTIDTVGLFAFFYAVLISIVLSVGGMFIASKIMRVDFNTTFYTLGYAFAPLFIIGGLSHIGEFFFYSYASNIVNGFNQAFALGLESMKPLATRKDSWVHIFNIFTHIGYIWAFLLMIVRLKLINSTKTLKILAFPFASALIVFYMSISFYKGYVFKTYGVNKNGHNHSSHQIKIKE; encoded by the coding sequence ATGGTTAATTTTGTTGATAGAGATAAAAATGATATTTTTGGAATGCCAATTTTAAACATTATTTTTAAAAATAGAGTTTTTTTAAGAATTATTCAATTTTTAGTTTTAGGATTATTTATTTATGCAATTTATTTTGGTTTTATAAATCCAACAAAAGAAGAAAATCTTTTTACAACAGGACTTTTTTGGGGATTGTTTTGGCCATTTTTTATGGTTACAACACTTTCAACTTTAGGAAGAGTTTTTTGTGGGGTTTGTCCCCATGGTTTCATAGGAAAATATATCACTAACTTTGGATTGAAGAAAAAAATTCCAAAAGCTTTGGCTAATCCTTTTATTGGAGTATTTTTACTATTTCTTGGTTGGTGGGCTACATATTATATGTATCCTGAGTTTTTTAAAACACCTTATGCAACAGCACTTTTATTTTTTATTATGACTTTAGTTGCTGTTGTTTTTTATTATATTTATGATGAGATGGCTTACTGTAAATACATTTGTCCAATTGGAACTATGACAAAAGTTTTTTCAAAAGTAGGGTTTACAAAACTTGAAACATATAAAGAACATTGCTCAAATTGTAAAACTTTTGATTGTGCAATTGCTTGTTCTTATAATTTAAAACCATTTACTTTTGAGAAAAAAAATTCTATGGAAGATTGTACTTTATGTATGGATTGTAGTAGTGTTTGTGAAAGTGTGGCTTTTAAATTTAAAAAACCTTCAAGCACTTTATTTGATAAATTTAAAACTTCGAAATCAGAAGTTTGGGCTTTGATTTTTATAACTGCTGCCATTAGTATAACTATGGGATTTCATCACGCTTTAGGAAGAAGTGCTATTGTTGAAGAGTTTTTTTGGACAAAAACTGCTAGATATTTTGAAACATTTATAAATTTTGGAACTATTGATACTGTGGGGCTTTTTGCATTTTTTTATGCCGTTTTAATCTCTATAGTTTTAAGTGTTGGTGGAATGTTTATAGCTTCTAAGATTATGAGAGTTGATTTTAATACTACATTTTATACTTTAGGTTATGCTTTTGCTCCATTGTTTATAATTGGTGGTTTATCTCATATTGGAGAGTTCTTCTTTTATTCTTATGCTTCAAATATAGTAAATGGTTTTAACCAAGCTTTTGCTTTAGGATTAGAGAGTATGAAACCATTAGCAACCAGAAAAGATTCATGGGTACATATTTTTAATATTTTTACTCATATAGGTTATATTTGGGCTTTTTTATTAATGATTGTTAGGTTAAAACTTATAAATAGTACAAAAACTTTGAAAATATTAGCATTTCCTTTTGCCTCTGCTTTAATAGTTTTTTATATGAGTATTAGCTTTTACAAAGGATATGTTTTTAAAACTTATGGTGTAAATAAAAATGGTCATAATCATTCATCTCATCAAATAAAAATTAAGGAATAA
- the exbB gene encoding TonB-system energizer ExbB, giving the protein MDIETLKHMVDYGVIGLLVFMSFIAVWFFIERVIFYRKINIRNYKNKKQLDVALTKHLTIIGTIASNSPYIGLLGTVLAIMLTFMTMGSGDIDAANIMSSLALALKATAVGLVVAIISMVFYNILGRYAEVLESLYETEEV; this is encoded by the coding sequence ATGGATATAGAGACACTAAAACATATGGTAGATTATGGAGTAATAGGACTTCTAGTATTTATGAGTTTTATAGCTGTTTGGTTTTTTATAGAAAGGGTAATTTTTTATAGAAAAATTAATATAAGAAATTATAAAAATAAAAAACAACTAGATGTAGCATTAACAAAACATTTAACAATAATAGGAACAATAGCTTCAAATTCACCATATATTGGATTACTAGGAACCGTATTAGCTATTATGCTAACTTTTATGACAATGGGAAGTGGAGATATAGATGCAGCAAATATAATGAGTTCATTAGCACTAGCATTAAAAGCAACAGCAGTAGGTTTAGTAGTAGCAATTATATCAATGGTGTTTTATAATATTTTAGGAAGATATGCAGAAGTATTGGAGAGTTTATATGAAACTGAAGAAGTATGA
- the exbD gene encoding TonB system transport protein ExbD — translation MKLKKYDSINVIPFIDVLLVLLAIVLLTSTFITRGIIPISLPEASNANTLKANKEIIIVIRDDGTLFCNNNIEGLKNIEEHILQFPKDTPIHINSDKNSKFEIFVSVLDMLKRYEYSNISIVTEK, via the coding sequence ATGAAACTGAAGAAGTATGATTCAATAAATGTAATACCATTTATTGATGTATTACTTGTATTATTAGCAATAGTTTTATTAACTTCTACTTTTATTACAAGAGGCATTATTCCTATTTCTTTACCAGAAGCTTCAAATGCAAATACTCTAAAAGCAAATAAAGAGATAATCATAGTTATAAGAGATGATGGAACTCTATTTTGTAATAATAATATAGAGGGTTTAAAGAATATAGAAGAACATATTTTACAATTTCCCAAAGATACGCCAATACATATAAATAGCGATAAAAATTCAAAATTTGAAATTTTTGTATCTGTTTTAGATATGTTAAAAAGATACGAATATTCAAACATTTCAATAGTGACTGAAAAATGA
- a CDS encoding energy transducer TonB, which produces MNRYFNSFLITLVFYAFFAFLIFYLFMDKKIILDEPKTIQKISLSHIELEKKPVVNQLIEENIIQEEKKEQIKEEIKPTSKKEVVKKEEKKKVQEKPKEKKIEKEEVAKKEETKEQKNPIKEENVKENIINNDIQKETKELVATKPVIDEKKEYLEKHLALIRDLINQNVKYPLKAKKLSIQGVVTVKFKLNENGTVQNIIIVDGHKFLQNATIEAIEEASKKFPKTNKSIEIQIPIEYKLI; this is translated from the coding sequence ATGAATAGATATTTCAACTCGTTTTTAATAACTTTAGTTTTTTATGCTTTTTTTGCCTTTTTGATTTTTTATCTTTTTATGGATAAAAAGATAATTTTAGATGAACCTAAAACTATTCAAAAAATATCTTTAAGTCATATTGAGTTAGAAAAAAAGCCAGTTGTTAATCAATTAATTGAAGAAAATATTATACAAGAAGAAAAAAAAGAGCAAATCAAAGAAGAGATTAAGCCAACATCAAAAAAAGAAGTTGTTAAAAAAGAAGAGAAGAAAAAGGTTCAAGAAAAACCAAAAGAGAAAAAAATAGAAAAAGAAGAAGTAGCTAAGAAAGAGGAAACTAAAGAGCAAAAAAATCCTATAAAAGAGGAAAATGTAAAAGAAAATATAATAAATAATGATATACAAAAAGAAACAAAAGAATTGGTAGCTACAAAACCAGTAATTGATGAAAAAAAAGAGTATTTAGAAAAACATTTGGCACTTATTAGAGATTTGATAAATCAAAATGTAAAATATCCTCTAAAAGCTAAAAAGTTATCAATTCAAGGAGTTGTAACTGTAAAATTTAAACTAAATGAAAATGGAACAGTTCAAAATATTATCATAGTAGATGGGCATAAATTTTTACAAAATGCAACAATTGAAGCAATTGAAGAGGCTTCAAAAAAGTTCCCAAAAACAAATAAAAGTATAGAGATTCAAATTCCAATAGAGTATAAGTTAATCTAA
- a CDS encoding metallophosphoesterase family protein, which yields MKILHFSDTHLGFNDLDIINENNINQREADFYDAFTQVVKQIKVIKPDYIIHTGDLFHRASPSNRAITYALEKFNEINSLNIPFILIAGNHSTPRTNLSSPILKIFENFKNIYVSYNQEYKKIEFEDVVFHTLPHMNDENIALEQINLCEANIDENKKNIMMMHCSVGAWYLMSEFGEWVYPSNKEYIFEKMDYVALGHWHGFGKVGKYENVYYSGSLERTSLNDKRNSKGFIVATIKDTLTIDYKEINIRAIRQKQIDCEDLEASIQALDTSDCQNAIVEVKLTNLTPLGSIDIQNKQIKELFPTALSVSIKREFKKDITSSNIDNLEAISLEEYFLEHIKESCNDIEYERLKQKTQELFSKYEEVSYDTN from the coding sequence TTGAAAATACTACATTTTAGCGATACTCACTTAGGTTTTAATGACCTAGATATTATAAATGAAAACAATATAAACCAAAGAGAAGCAGACTTTTATGATGCTTTTACTCAAGTTGTTAAACAAATAAAAGTAATCAAACCTGATTATATTATTCATACGGGAGATTTGTTTCATAGAGCAAGTCCTAGTAATAGAGCTATTACTTATGCACTTGAAAAGTTCAATGAAATAAATAGTTTAAATATTCCATTTATTTTAATAGCTGGAAATCACTCAACACCACGAACAAATCTTAGTTCTCCTATTTTAAAGATATTTGAAAACTTTAAAAATATCTATGTTTCATATAATCAAGAGTATAAAAAAATAGAGTTTGAAGATGTAGTATTTCATACTTTGCCACATATGAATGATGAAAATATAGCACTTGAGCAAATAAACTTATGTGAAGCAAATATAGATGAAAACAAAAAAAATATTATGATGATGCACTGTTCAGTTGGTGCTTGGTATTTGATGAGTGAGTTTGGAGAGTGGGTATATCCCTCAAACAAAGAGTATATATTTGAAAAGATGGATTATGTGGCTCTTGGGCATTGGCATGGTTTTGGAAAAGTTGGAAAGTATGAAAATGTTTATTATAGTGGAAGCCTTGAGCGAACAAGTTTAAATGATAAACGAAACTCAAAAGGTTTTATAGTTGCAACTATAAAAGATACACTTACTATAGACTATAAAGAGATAAACATAAGAGCTATTAGACAAAAGCAGATAGATTGTGAAGATTTGGAAGCTTCAATACAAGCTTTAGATACAAGTGATTGTCAAAATGCAATAGTAGAAGTAAAACTAACAAATCTTACACCACTTGGCTCAATAGATATTCAAAACAAACAAATCAAAGAGTTATTTCCAACTGCTTTAAGTGTTAGTATAAAAAGAGAGTTTAAAAAAGATATTACCTCATCAAATATTGACAATCTTGAAGCTATATCACTTGAAGAGTATTTTTTAGAACATATAAAAGAGAGTTGTAACGATATAGAGTATGAAAGACTAAAACAAAAGACACAAGAATTATTTTCTAAATATGAAGAGGTAAGTTATGATACTAACTAA
- a CDS encoding AAA family ATPase, whose translation MILTKLKLENFKKYKSFEISFDLGLIGIIGKNGSGKSTIFEAILFALYGELRNKGDKEVVRNANATSKDIVSVGLEFEIGESIYKIIREFRGKTLSANAKLYKNEELITTGAKEVTTSISNLTKMSKDAFMHTLFASQKELTSLSNSKPEDRKKMIRKLLGLEKIDFVEKELIEKSRELKREIDAFKEVLLSSEDITIKQENIVEQTAQKEEFLKEIDKQSLVLEELNKKASTIKQELELFTKTKEQKQSLKARCELLTNTINSHQKTQEKLQNELNTLYTKQEELKGLQTIKQEYINLYETLKEQDKLKEYSLRKDGLLLEQKELREQYTKAKDNIKVLEFETKEYLELVEKEKELDKSIEKYKQLLTNKELDEKRVLQEIAGEEKLIADIKKKIENITTLGKESNCPTCTRPLLDEYDSVIFSLEQIVTQTQNTKIDFSKEQLANIKDEKEKLEELQKAHIKEHFEISKKINLIENKKRDLLTLKEHFEKVTQKGVKNKEELAKLEIYSYDKNLHEELLLKQKELKTKYEYILSLETMLKRVDTIKEELQTSIQNQDKYNLELLQKDLEYKAINYDEVKHQEKAKEFDEVQKQKDALVSLINDLKVKIATIQGQIKTIQESLSNNETQLKKVQTKKDDLNDYEKIKINLAEFKTKLNSKVAPRISDIASNMFAQITKGKYQHIEVSNEFDFYIYDEGKKYPIERFSGGEIDLANLVLRIAISKTLSELSGANSVEFLAFDEVFGSQDDTRRMEILEAFHTIKEQYRQIFLISHEMEIKEMFERVVVNFLTEN comes from the coding sequence ATGATACTAACTAAACTAAAACTAGAAAACTTCAAAAAGTACAAATCTTTTGAAATCTCTTTTGATTTAGGACTTATTGGTATTATAGGGAAAAATGGGAGTGGGAAATCTACTATTTTTGAAGCTATCTTATTTGCTTTATATGGAGAACTAAGAAACAAAGGTGATAAAGAAGTAGTAAGAAATGCAAATGCTACTTCAAAAGATATTGTAAGTGTTGGATTAGAGTTTGAAATAGGTGAGAGTATATATAAGATAATTAGAGAATTTAGAGGAAAAACTTTAAGTGCTAATGCAAAACTATATAAAAACGAAGAACTTATAACAACTGGAGCAAAAGAGGTAACAACATCAATATCTAATCTAACAAAGATGAGTAAAGATGCTTTTATGCATACTTTATTTGCCAGTCAAAAGGAACTTACAAGTTTAAGTAATAGTAAACCAGAAGATAGAAAGAAGATGATTAGAAAACTTCTAGGTCTTGAAAAGATTGATTTTGTAGAAAAAGAGTTAATAGAAAAGAGTAGGGAGCTAAAAAGAGAAATAGATGCTTTTAAAGAAGTATTACTAAGTAGTGAAGATATAACTATAAAACAAGAGAATATAGTTGAGCAAACAGCTCAAAAAGAAGAGTTTTTAAAAGAGATAGATAAACAAAGTTTAGTTTTAGAAGAGTTAAATAAAAAAGCTTCTACTATAAAACAAGAGTTAGAACTATTTACAAAAACAAAAGAGCAAAAACAAAGTTTAAAAGCTAGATGTGAACTTCTAACAAATACAATCAACTCTCATCAAAAAACTCAAGAAAAACTACAAAATGAATTAAATACACTATATACAAAACAAGAAGAGTTAAAAGGTTTACAAACTATAAAGCAAGAGTATATAAATCTATATGAAACTCTAAAAGAGCAAGATAAACTAAAAGAGTATAGTTTAAGAAAAGATGGATTACTTTTAGAGCAAAAAGAGTTAAGAGAACAATACACAAAAGCAAAGGATAATATAAAAGTTTTAGAGTTTGAAACAAAAGAGTATTTAGAGTTAGTAGAAAAAGAAAAAGAGTTAGATAAGAGTATAGAGAAGTATAAACAACTACTAACAAATAAAGAGTTAGATGAAAAAAGAGTATTACAAGAAATAGCAGGTGAAGAAAAACTAATAGCTGATATAAAAAAGAAAATAGAAAATATTACAACATTAGGCAAAGAATCAAACTGTCCAACTTGTACAAGACCACTACTTGATGAATATGATAGTGTTATATTCTCACTTGAACAAATAGTAACTCAAACACAAAATACAAAGATTGATTTTTCTAAAGAACAACTAGCAAATATAAAAGATGAAAAAGAAAAACTAGAAGAACTACAAAAAGCACATATAAAAGAGCATTTTGAAATCTCTAAAAAGATAAATCTAATAGAAAATAAAAAAAGAGATTTATTAACCCTAAAAGAACACTTTGAAAAAGTGACACAAAAGGGAGTAAAAAACAAAGAAGAGTTAGCAAAACTTGAGATTTATAGTTATGATAAGAACTTACATGAAGAACTACTTTTAAAACAAAAAGAGTTAAAAACTAAGTATGAGTATATATTGTCACTTGAAACTATGCTAAAAAGAGTTGATACTATAAAAGAGGAGTTACAAACTTCAATACAAAATCAAGATAAATACAACTTAGAACTTCTACAAAAAGATTTAGAGTATAAAGCTATAAACTATGATGAGGTAAAACATCAAGAGAAAGCAAAAGAGTTTGATGAGGTACAAAAACAAAAAGATGCTTTAGTAAGCCTAATAAATGATTTAAAAGTAAAAATAGCAACTATACAAGGGCAAATCAAGACAATACAAGAGAGTTTATCAAACAATGAAACTCAACTAAAAAAAGTACAAACAAAAAAAGATGACCTAAACGACTATGAAAAAATCAAAATAAATCTAGCAGAGTTTAAAACAAAACTGAACTCAAAAGTAGCTCCAAGAATCTCTGATATTGCTTCAAATATGTTTGCACAAATCACAAAAGGAAAATATCAACATATCGAGGTTTCAAATGAGTTTGACTTTTATATCTATGATGAAGGCAAAAAGTATCCAATAGAGCGATTTAGTGGTGGAGAAATCGACCTTGCAAACTTGGTGTTAAGAATTGCCATTTCAAAGACTTTGAGTGAATTAAGTGGTGCAAATAGTGTAGAGTTTTTAGCTTTTGATGAAGTTTTTGGAAGTCAAGATGATACAAGAAGAATGGAAATACTTGAAGCCTTTCATACAATCAAAGAGCAATATAGACAAATATTTTTAATCAGCCATGAAATGGAGATAAAAGAGATGTTTGAGCGGGTTGTGGTGAATTTTTTGACTGAAAATTGA